A window of the Microvirga terrae genome harbors these coding sequences:
- the iolD gene encoding 3D-(3,5/4)-trihydroxycyclohexane-1,2-dione acylhydrolase (decyclizing) produces MSTIRLTMAQAVARFLTAQKTEIDGRILPLFGGVWAIFGHGNVAGMGEALHGVRDQLPTYRAHNEQGMAHAAIAFAKASRRRRMMACTTSIGPGATNMVTAAAVAHVNRLPVLLLPGDVFANRRPDPVLQQIESFADGTISANDCFRPVSRYFDRITRPEQIIPALQRAMTVLTDPAECGPATLALCQDTQAEAYDYPESFFAEKIWTQRRIRPDETELAQAADFIRKAKKPFIVAGGGVLYSGAESALADFAQKHGLPVGETQAGKSSLPHDHPANLGAIGVTGTGAANAFAEDADVVIAVGTRLQDFTTGSWSLFKNPKRRIVGLNVQAFDATKHSAAPLVADARVGLEELSHALGAWTAPEEQTAKAHDEKARWFDAAARYTNPTNAELPSDAQVIGAVQRASSPTDVVVCAAGGLPGELHKHWKASAALGYHMEYGYSCMGYEIAGGLGVKMADPSREVIVMVGDGSYLMMNSELATSVMLGHKLIVVLLDNRGYGCINRLQRATGGESFNNLLQHTNHVTLPEIDFAAHAAGLGAQSIKVKGIGELEDALKKARGADRSTVIVIDTDPLASTEAGGHWWDVAVPEVSVREQVNKARRDYETALATQRVGD; encoded by the coding sequence ATGAGCACGATCCGCCTGACCATGGCGCAAGCCGTTGCCCGCTTCCTGACGGCCCAGAAGACGGAGATCGACGGACGGATCCTGCCGCTCTTCGGCGGCGTCTGGGCCATCTTCGGACACGGCAACGTGGCGGGCATGGGCGAGGCCCTGCACGGGGTGCGCGACCAGCTTCCGACCTATCGGGCCCATAACGAGCAGGGCATGGCGCACGCGGCCATCGCCTTCGCCAAGGCCTCGCGGCGGCGGCGCATGATGGCCTGCACCACGTCCATCGGCCCCGGTGCCACCAACATGGTGACGGCTGCGGCCGTCGCCCATGTGAACCGCCTGCCCGTACTGCTCCTCCCGGGCGATGTCTTCGCCAACCGCAGACCGGATCCGGTGCTGCAGCAGATCGAGAGCTTTGCTGACGGCACAATCTCGGCGAACGACTGCTTCCGGCCAGTCTCCCGCTATTTCGACCGCATCACCCGTCCCGAGCAGATCATCCCCGCGCTGCAGCGCGCCATGACGGTGCTCACGGATCCGGCCGAATGCGGCCCGGCGACGCTCGCCCTCTGCCAGGATACGCAGGCCGAAGCCTACGACTACCCGGAAAGCTTCTTTGCGGAGAAGATCTGGACGCAGCGCCGCATCCGTCCGGACGAGACCGAGCTCGCCCAGGCGGCCGATTTCATCCGCAAGGCCAAGAAACCCTTTATCGTGGCGGGCGGCGGCGTCCTCTACTCGGGCGCCGAGAGCGCCCTGGCGGATTTCGCGCAGAAGCACGGCCTTCCGGTGGGTGAGACGCAAGCCGGCAAGTCGAGCCTGCCCCACGACCACCCGGCCAATCTCGGCGCGATCGGCGTGACCGGGACGGGCGCCGCCAATGCATTCGCCGAAGACGCCGACGTGGTGATCGCCGTAGGTACGCGCCTGCAGGACTTCACCACGGGCTCCTGGTCCCTGTTCAAGAACCCGAAGCGGCGCATCGTGGGCCTCAACGTGCAGGCCTTCGACGCGACCAAGCACAGTGCGGCTCCGCTCGTGGCCGACGCGCGCGTGGGCCTTGAGGAATTGAGCCACGCGCTCGGCGCCTGGACGGCGCCGGAAGAGCAGACGGCCAAAGCCCACGACGAAAAGGCCCGTTGGTTCGATGCTGCAGCCCGGTACACGAACCCAACCAACGCGGAGCTTCCGTCGGACGCGCAAGTGATCGGCGCGGTTCAGCGCGCCTCGTCGCCGACCGACGTGGTGGTCTGTGCAGCCGGCGGCCTGCCGGGCGAGTTGCACAAACACTGGAAGGCGAGCGCGGCGCTGGGCTACCATATGGAATACGGCTATTCCTGCATGGGCTACGAGATCGCAGGCGGGCTCGGCGTGAAGATGGCTGATCCGTCCCGCGAGGTGATCGTGATGGTGGGCGACGGCTCATACCTCATGATGAATTCGGAGCTCGCCACCTCAGTGATGCTGGGGCACAAGCTCATCGTCGTACTGCTCGACAACCGCGGCTACGGCTGCATCAACCGCCTGCAGCGCGCTACGGGCGGGGAGAGCTTCAACAACCTGCTGCAGCACACCAATCACGTGACCCTTCCCGAGATCGACTTTGCCGCCCATGCGGCCGGGCTCGGCGCGCAATCCATCAAGGTGAAGGGCATCGGCGAGCTGGAGGATGCGCTCAAGAAGGCGCGCGGCGCGGACCGCAGCACGGTCATCGTCATCGACACCGATCCGCTCGCTTCGACCGAAGCCGGCGGCCATTGGTGGGATGTAGCGGTACCGGAAGTGTCGGTGCGCGAGCAGGTGAACAAAGCCCGCAGGGATTACGAAACGGCTCTCGCCACTCAGCGCGTGGGCGATTGA
- the iolE gene encoding myo-inosose-2 dehydratase — MTIRIGANPIGWSNDDMPELGGETPLEVCLAEAREAGFEGMELGNKFPREPEALKKALAPFGLACVSGWYSAELLKRDAEAEMKALRPHLDLLKGMGSDVLVFAETSNAIHGDRSKPLSQRPVMQDGDWAEFGRRITEVAERTLQEGVRVVYHHHMGTIVESEADIDAFMRSTGEAVHLLLDTGHATWGGADPAALARRYRGRISHVHTKDVRRDVMEKSRAQGWSFLDSVIEGVYTVPGDGMVDFVSVFKELPGYSGWVVIEAEQDPKKAHPLTYAKMGYANLTRFLRKAGLR, encoded by the coding sequence ATGACGATCCGCATCGGGGCCAATCCCATCGGCTGGTCCAATGACGACATGCCGGAACTCGGCGGCGAGACGCCCCTGGAGGTGTGCCTGGCAGAAGCCAGGGAGGCCGGGTTCGAGGGCATGGAGCTCGGCAACAAGTTCCCGCGCGAGCCGGAAGCCCTCAAGAAGGCGCTGGCGCCCTTCGGCCTCGCGTGCGTTTCGGGCTGGTATTCGGCCGAGCTGCTGAAGCGTGATGCCGAGGCGGAGATGAAGGCGCTGCGCCCGCATCTCGATCTTCTCAAGGGCATGGGCTCGGACGTGCTCGTCTTCGCCGAGACCTCCAATGCCATCCATGGCGACCGCTCCAAGCCTCTGTCGCAGCGTCCGGTCATGCAGGACGGCGACTGGGCCGAGTTCGGGCGCCGCATCACGGAGGTCGCCGAGCGGACCCTGCAGGAAGGCGTGCGCGTCGTCTATCACCACCACATGGGCACCATCGTGGAATCGGAGGCCGACATCGACGCCTTCATGCGCTCCACCGGCGAGGCCGTGCATCTCCTGCTGGATACGGGCCACGCCACCTGGGGCGGCGCGGATCCGGCCGCGCTCGCCCGTCGCTATCGCGGCCGCATCAGCCATGTGCACACGAAGGACGTCCGCAGGGACGTGATGGAGAAGTCGCGGGCGCAGGGCTGGAGCTTCCTCGATTCCGTCATCGAAGGCGTCTACACGGTGCCGGGCGACGGCATGGTGGATTTCGTCTCGGTGTTCAAGGAACTGCCCGGCTACAGCGGCTGGGTGGTGATCGAGGCGGAGCAGGATCCGAAGAAGGCGCATCCGCTGACCTATGCCAAGATGGGCTATGCCAATCTGACGCGATTCCTCAGGAAAGCCGGCCTGCGATAA
- the iolB gene encoding 5-deoxy-glucuronate isomerase has product MANLLVKPSKPDHQGRIHAITPDSAGWTYVGFEVYQLKAGQSLHQATGDREACVVLLSGKARVAASGQDFGVIGGRSSPFDPDPWSLYAPARSEWSLETQTDCEIAVCTAPAEGKLPPRVIRPDQVGQETRGQGTNTRHVRNILPETEAAESLLVVEVITPSGHWSSYPPHKHDRDMLPTESLLEETYYHRLNPPTGFALQRVYTDDRSLDETLAASNGDVVLVPRGYHPVGAPHGYELYYLNVMAGPKRIWKFHNDPDHEWMLAKA; this is encoded by the coding sequence ATGGCGAATCTTCTCGTCAAACCGTCGAAGCCCGATCACCAGGGGCGCATCCACGCCATCACGCCGGACTCCGCCGGGTGGACCTATGTGGGATTCGAGGTCTACCAGCTGAAGGCCGGGCAGAGCCTCCATCAGGCGACAGGGGATCGGGAGGCCTGTGTCGTGCTCCTGTCGGGCAAGGCCCGCGTGGCGGCCTCGGGGCAGGATTTCGGCGTGATCGGCGGACGCTCGTCGCCGTTCGATCCGGATCCGTGGTCGCTCTACGCGCCTGCCCGCTCCGAGTGGTCACTTGAGACGCAGACCGATTGTGAGATCGCTGTCTGCACGGCGCCCGCCGAGGGAAAGCTCCCCCCTCGTGTGATCCGTCCCGATCAGGTTGGCCAAGAGACGCGCGGCCAGGGCACGAATACGCGCCACGTGCGCAACATCCTGCCGGAGACCGAAGCCGCAGAGAGCCTGCTCGTGGTGGAAGTCATCACGCCTTCGGGCCATTGGTCGAGCTACCCGCCGCACAAGCACGACCGAGACATGCTGCCGACTGAGTCGCTGCTGGAAGAGACCTATTACCATCGTCTCAACCCGCCGACCGGCTTTGCGCTTCAGCGGGTCTACACCGACGACCGCTCCCTCGACGAGACGCTGGCCGCCAGCAACGGCGACGTGGTGCTGGTGCCAAGGGGTTATCACCCGGTAGGCGCGCCGCACGGCTATGAGCTCTATTATCTGAACGTGATGGCGGGCCCGAAGCGGATCTGGAAGTTCCATAACGATCCCGATCACGAGTGGATGCTGGCGAAAGCTTGA
- a CDS encoding YqaE/Pmp3 family membrane protein gives MANLLRILLAILLPPVGVFFTVGLGGQFWLNILLTILGYIPGIVHAVWIIARRPH, from the coding sequence ATGGCAAACCTTCTGCGTATCCTCCTGGCGATCCTGCTTCCCCCGGTCGGCGTGTTCTTCACCGTCGGCTTGGGCGGCCAGTTCTGGCTCAACATTCTCCTGACGATCCTTGGCTATATTCCGGGCATCGTCCATGCGGTCTGGATCATCGCACGTCGCCCGCATTGA